From Candidatus Neomarinimicrobiota bacterium:
GTTGGTTATGAAAATGCTTTCCGGGAACGCTTCAATGCTGCTGATAGTTTACTTAATGGTGATCACTCAAACTTGCTGAAAGCGCAGTACAACATTTTATTACTGGATCATATTCAGGCTGTTTTCGAACATGAACAGAATATGAATCTCAGGAATCGCACAAAACCAACCAATACCAGTGTGGGGCTTATTTATCCCATTACCGAGCAGCTGGAAGTATTTTGGAAATATCGCTTTATCCAGGGCACCGGCGTAAATCGGCAAAGCGTACTTGGCTTCCGATCCACGGTGGGCGAGAACACCGATATTCAAGGTAAATATGAGATCGGTGGTATAACTGGGGAGCAACGTAATCGGGCTAGCATCGGGCTGAACAATAAATGGCACCTGAGGGAAGACCTGATCGTCAATATCTCCCTGGAGAACACAGCTACTGTTGATTCTTTTGAAATTCCAACCCCCAGCCATCAGGCCATGGCTCTTTCTTTTGAATATCTACCCGATATGCCATTGAAAGCCATTGGAAAATATGAGGTTCGGGATGATGTGGGTAGTTTGCAGAGGGTGATAGCTCTCGGGGGTGACATGCGGATATTTGCCGGATTTGGTGCCATCGTCAAAATGGATCACTGGGAAAATCGCTATAAGGGTCAAAATGCCGGCTCCCATACCAGAGAGAACTACCAGGCGGGTATTGCTTACCGACCTGAAGAATCTGATAAGATCAATGTATTGGCCAAGTTGGCTTATGTTTCAGACCGGAATTCACATATAGCTATCCCGGAGCGTCAGGATCGTTACATTTTGTCAGCTCATTCCTATTATCAGGTCAATCCCTGGATTGGAATTGGTTCTCGCTTTGCCACCCGCTATGTCTTTGATGAAGACGCTGCTTTTGATGAAAGCGTGAATACCCAAACCTACTTCTTTCAGTCCCGGGGAGAATTTGCCTGGAACCTGAAACTCAGTTCCATTTTAGATGCCCGTTATGTTTACATGCATCCTCTGGGTGAAGGGACCTTCGGTTTAGCTGCTGAGGTTGATTACCTCGTCTTAACCAATCTTCAGTTTGGTGTAGGCTATATCCTGAAGAACTATTCTGATCCTGACTTTGCCTTTCTTGATTATCAATACCATAATTTGTATTTCACGCTACATGCTAAATTCTCTGAGGACATTTTCAACTGGCGTTGATCTTATAGATTAAAATAATTTCGGATACAAAAAAACCACCTGATCCGGTGGTTTTTTTTATTCGACTTAAGGTCTTACGCGTTAATTTTGGGAAAGCACGGTCTCGTCATAGAGTGCTTCGATCTGATCCTTGTGGAGTTGCTCTTCCCGGGCCAGTAATGAAAACAGATTATGTAGTATTTCGTCATATTCGAATTTTGATGCCAGTTCAGCATAGAGCGCATAGGTTTTCTGTTCTCGTTGGGCTGCCAGGATCAGGGTGTCCTGAAAGCTGAGGTTCTCAGCAGGCTGTTTCTCAACGAGATAATCGGTGAGCTTAAGATCCAGCAGGGGCTGATCAGCGTGGCGCTTTAAGAATTCAATATGATCAAAGTTTTCCAGATTCTCCTTGTGGATGATCTCCATATCACGTAGCTCGGCGTAGATCTCTTGAGCCTTGGGATCTGTTGATTTCTCCAGGAGTGAGCTGTACAATTCAGCTGCTTGAATCTCTTGTTCAATTGCAAATTGGATGGCTTCTTCAACACTTGATGTATTCATGCTTCATTCTCCACTTTTCTGAGCAAAAAGTTTTTCAATGCCCTTGACAG
This genomic window contains:
- a CDS encoding ferritin family protein produces the protein MNTSSVEEAIQFAIEQEIQAAELYSSLLEKSTDPKAQEIYAELRDMEIIHKENLENFDHIEFLKRHADQPLLDLKLTDYLVEKQPAENLSFQDTLILAAQREQKTYALYAELASKFEYDEILHNLFSLLAREEQLHKDQIEALYDETVLSQN